One window of the Primulina eburnea isolate SZY01 chromosome 18, ASM2296580v1, whole genome shotgun sequence genome contains the following:
- the LOC140819686 gene encoding uncharacterized protein — translation MLLRSSSMPILNSWLPNSSAVLSSPESDTLPLAFPQLTRIRSVCMTTSFDDSPGRCSLTRQAVDHSDPKLGKSLRRIGAPSPVKIKQEMGHMLLSSSGLGAAVGERVDEGCLITERKKTPQTVAAGGRGGGSKGGGMCGGGRRSDYGSGSDSQDPGSWRGSEITDAYYETMIEANPGNPLFLANYAKFLKEVKGDLTKAEEYCGRAILANPNDGNVLSLYADLIWQTHKDSARAETYFEQAVKSDPNDCYVLASYARFLWDADADHEDEEEDLKTSECKVKTYHSPSNFFQDESHWPHLAAAS, via the exons ATGCTGCTGAGAAGCTCTTCGATGCCGATCTTGAATTCATGGCTGCCCAACTCATCAGCCGTGTTGTCGTCACCGGAATCGGATaccttgcccttagccttcccGCAGTTAACCCGCATACGATCAGTCTGCATGACGACTTCGTTTGATGATAGTCCAGGGAGATGTTCTCTCACCCGACAAGCAGTAGATCATTCGGATCCGAAGCTCGGGAAGAGCTTGCGGAGAATCGGTGCACCTAGCCCGGTAAAGATAAAGCAGGAGATGGGGCACATGCTGCTGTCAAGCTCCGGGTTGGGTGCGGCGGTGGGTGAGAGAGTTGATGAAGGGTGCTTAATAACTGAGAGAAAGAAGACGCCGCAGACAGTGGCGGCGGGGGGCAGGGGTGGTGGTAGCAAAGGTGGTGGCATGTGTGGTGGTGGGAGACGGTCGGATTACGGATCGGGTTCTGATTCTCAAGATCCGGGGAGTTGGCGTGGATCAGAGATTACGGACGCTTATTATGAGACGATGATTGAGGCAAATCCTGGGAATCCTCTCTTTTTAGCAAATTacgctaaatttttgaaagag GTTAAGGGAGACTTAACAAAAGCAGAAGAGTACTGTGGAAGAGCAATTCTAGCTAATCCAAACGACGGCAATGTGTTGTCTCTCTATGCTGATCTAATATGGCAGACACACAAGGATTCTGCTAGAGCTGAAACTTATTTTGAACAAGCTGTTAAATCTGACCCCAATGACTG TTATGTTCTAGCTTCCTATGCTCGATTCCTGTGGGATGCGGATGCGGATCACGAAGACGAGGAGGAGGATCTAAAAACAAGCGAATGCAAAGTGAAGACGTATCACTCACCATCTAACTTTTTCCAAGATGAATCTCATTGGCCTCATCTAGCTGCAGCTTCTTGA
- the LOC140819405 gene encoding methyl-CpG-binding domain-containing protein 10-like isoform X1, which yields MAEAYSGQKDDVVSVELPAPGSWKKLYLQKKGGTPKKNEILFISPTGEEINSRKQLDQYLKLYPGNPAISEFDWGTGETPRRSTRISEKVKATPPSKESEPPTKRGRRSSLAKKDKKMDADKEETEGTKEIEIPGGESNEKKVEDNKETEDECEGEKLQEDVPQENAVTAVGIHDKTPAKDDKAEIG from the exons ATGGCGGAGGCTTACTCTGGACAGAAGGACGATGTTGTTTCGGTGGAGCTCCCTGCTCCCGGTTCATGGAAGAAATTG TATTTGCAGAAAAAAGGAGGCACTCCGAAAAAAAACGAGATACTATTTATTTCGCCCACTGGGGAGGAGATAAACAGTCGCAAACAGCTGGATCAGTACCTGAAATTATACCCTGGAAATCCTGCAATATCGGAATTTGACTGGGGCACCGGTGAAACTCCAAGAAGATCAACAAGGATCAGTGAGAAGGTCAAGGCAACTCCTCCATCTAAAGAAAGTGAGCCACCTACAAAACGCGGCAGACGATCGTCTCTTGCCAAGAAAGATAAAAAGATGGATGCAGACAAAGAAGAAACTGAAGGGACGAAAGAAATTGAAATCCCAGGTGGGGAATCCAATGAGAAGAAAGTCGAAGATAACAAGGAAACCGAGGACGAGTGTGAAGGTGAAAAATTGCAAGAGGACGTCCCACAGGAGAATGCTGTGACTGCTGTTGGGATACATGATAAAACCCCTGCAAAGGATGACAAGGCTGAGATAGGATGA
- the LOC140819885 gene encoding protein MIZU-KUSSEI 1-like produces the protein MGDQTPPQTPTSSSSSSSAAPPPQALTLLQPSSKKKTKPVKVFRVFRSVFRSFPIITPVCKLPSLPGGRLPETRAAAAGSRVTGTLFGYRKGRVSLSIQENPRILPMLVLELAMQTQVLQKEMSLGMVRIALECEKRSEKDKTKLVDEPLWTMFCNGKKIGYGVKREATEEDLHVMEVLKAVSMGAGVLPGKSEVEGPDGEMAYMRAHFERVVGSKDSETLYMLSPDGNNGPELSIFFVRI, from the coding sequence ATGGGAGATCAAACTCCACCACAGACGCCGACCTCGTCCTCTTCCTCCTCGTCCGCGGCACCACCGCCCCAGGCTTTGACTCTCCTTCAGCCCTCTTCCAAGAAGAAAACCAAGCCAGTCAAAGTATTCCGCGTCTTCCGCTCCGTCTTCCGATCTTTTCCCATCATAACCCCTGTCTGCAAACTCCCCTCCCTGCCAGGCGGCCGCCTCCCAGAAACACGCGCCGCCGCCGCTGGATCCAGAGTCACCGGGACCCTCTTCGGATACCGTAAAGGCCGTGTCAGCCTCTCCATTCAAGAGAACCCCCGAATTCTACCTATGCTGGTGTTGGAGCTGGCAATGCAGACCCAGGTTCTGCAGAAGGAGATGAGTTTAGGCATGGTGCGCATCGCCTTGGAATGCGAGAAACGGTCGGAGAAAGACAAGACGAAGCTGGTGGATGAGCCTTTGTGGACGATGTTTTGCAACGGGAAGAAGATTGGGTACGGCGTGAAGCGGGAGGCTACGGAGGAGGACTTGCATGTGATGGAGGTGCTGAAGGCGGTGTCCATGGGGGCGGGGGTTCTTCCTGGGAAGTCGGAGGTGGAGGGACCCGACGGGGAAATGGCGTACATGCGGGCTCATTTTGAGAGAGTGGTGGGATCCAAGGATTCAGAGACGCTATACATGTTGAGTCCAGATGGTAATAATGGACCTGAATTGAGTATTTTTTTTGTAAGGATATGA
- the LOC140819403 gene encoding glucan endo-1,3-beta-glucosidase 14-like, translating into MHRPCIITPRFKAMNFLLFFLWFIMLSRVLSPEGLAVHAFTGTYGVNYGRVADNLPPPESVVTLLKAAKIKNIRIYDPDHGVLRAFKGSGIEIIVGLPNESLRDMSIGLDHAIAWVKENVEPFLPDTLITGIAVGNEVLGGTDTELWEVLVPAVRNVYGALDRLQLADKVEVSSPHSEGVFAISFPPSAGAFKETLLPYLGPLLQFFSQINTPFYVNAYPFLAYISDPSHIDLNYALFEPNPGIYDARTKLHYDNMFEAQIDAAYAALEKIGFSKMEVIVSETGWASKGDENEVGANLKNARTYNRNLRKKLLKKKGTPYRPKMVVKAYIFALFNENSKPGPTSERNFGLFKADGSISYDIGFTGLVPSSGFSILGSIKVNGQNWCGLQRLSIRAICAAVVLIIIS; encoded by the exons ATGCATCGTCCCTGTATAATTACTCCTCGTTTCAAGGCCATGAACTTCCTTTTGTTCTTCCTCTGGTTCATTATGCTCTCGAGAGTTCTCTCACCAGAAG GTTTGGCAGTTCATGCTTTTACTGGTACATATGGAGTAAATTACGGTAGGGTAGCGGACAATCTTCCACCACCAGAAAGTGTTGTGACCCTCTTAAAAGCGGCCAAGATCAAGAACATCAGAATCTATGACCCTGATCACGGAGTTTTGAGGGCATTTAAAGGGTCCGGAATCGAAATAATCGTTGGCCTACCGAATGAATCTTTGAGAGACATGAGCATAGGCCTAGACCATGCGATAGCATGGGTAAAAGAGAACGTGGAGCCCTTTCTTCCAGACACGCTTATAACTGGTATTGCTGTTGGAAACGAGGTCTTAGGAGGTACTGATACAGAACTATGGGAGGTTCTTGTGCCGGCTGTGAGGAATGTCTATGGTGCCCTTGATCGTCTCCAATTAGCTGATAAAGTAGAAGTGTCGAGCCCGCATTCTGAGGGCGTATTCGCCATTTCATTCCCGCCCTCGGCTGGGGCGTTTAAGGAGACTCTACTTCCCTACCTGGGGCCGCTCCTTCAATTCTTCTCACAAATTAACACTCCTTTTTACGTCAATGCCTATCCATTTCTAGCCTATATTAGTGATCCATCACATATCGACTTGAACTACGCTCTTTTTGAGCCGAACCCCGGAATTTACGATGCTAGAACTAAACTTCATTACGACAACATGTTTGAGGCTCAGATAGACGCAGCTTACGCTGCGTTGGAAAAGATTGGTTTTAGTAAAATGGAAGTGATAGTTTCTGAGACCGGTTGGGCTTCAAAAGGAGATGAAAATGAAGTGGGAGCTAATCTAAAAAACGCTAGGACTTACAATCGTAATTTACGGAAGAAACTTTTGAAAAAGAAAGGGACTCCATATAGGCCAAAGATGGTGGTTAAGGCTTATATATTTGCCTTGTTTAACGAGAACTCGAAGCCAGGACCGACTTCAGAAAGGAATTTTGGGTTGTTCAAGGCTGATGGAAGCATTTCATATGACATCGGATTCACAGGACTCGTTCCAAGTTCCGGTTTCTCCATTCTTGGATCCATCAAG GTGAATGGACAAAACTGGTGTGGACTCCAGCGGCTGTCTATTCGGGCAATCTGTGCAGCAGTTGTGCTTATTATCATCTCCTGA
- the LOC140819538 gene encoding TORTIFOLIA1-like protein 3, protein MHASNSKQAQAREFKHRLLTCLHKLSDRDTHSAAATELESIAKTLPSASLPTFLSSISATDSSDKSPVRRQCLRLVSVLSENHRNSLSPHLSKILTSIVRRLRDPDSSVRTACVAAALSLSSHVTNPPFTSLTKPFLESLFVEQDIHTQTGAALCLAAIIEGTGSVDVGSLRRLLPRLQKLGKCDSFKAKAALLVAIGIIVGVKGVLSNCGKIVIKNLVVSLVEFLSSDDWAARKAAAEALVKVVAVEKDSLSEYKDSCLKSFEAKKFDKVKAAREAMNLLIEAWKEIPDLSGAESPPPGSQASAKEKANDGCPLVTKSNIGSTKPTPHVRRRIPLENPPCRTTPLSDNSPVSTARKGTTFGSNENKSRPAMFRKLDLKKSTSNGNVEIAVPIPTSGSSGASVFDDNPLDKEDSKQFEKPEFRRALFDETGDAGQNQRECEDLTHIRNQLVQIENQQSHLLDLLQRFMGNSQIGMQSLEARVHGLELALDEISLDLAVSTGRMSQNNADGSMCCKLPSTNFLTWKLWGRTEGRSSTSRLLTSCGIPAAAAARGIDRNGDDTMPRLENRGYQVQGGLGIIKNPLADTRRA, encoded by the exons ATGCACGCTTCCAATTCGAAGCAAGCGCAGGCACGCGAGTTCAAGCACCGCTTGCTCACGTGCCTCCACAAGCTCTCTGACCGGGACACCCATTCCGCCGCGGCTACTGAGCTCGAATCCATCGCTAAAACCCTCCCCTCCGCTTCTCTGCCGACGTTCCTGTCATCTATCTCCGCCACCGATTCGTCCGACAAGTCCCCCGTCCGCCGCCAATGCCTCCGCCTAGTCTCCGTTCTGTCTGAGAATCATAGAAACTCCCTTTCCCCTCACCTCTCCAAAATTCTCACCTCCATCGTTCGCCGACTTCGAGATCCGGACTCTTCCGTACGCACCGCCTGCGTCGCTGCTGCCCTCTCCCTCTCCTCTCACGTCACAAATCCTCCATTTACTTCACTCACCAAACCATTCCTCGAATCTCTCTTCGTCGAGCAGGATATACATACTCAAACCGGGGCCGCATTATGTTTGGCTGCGATAATTGAAGGAACCGGAAGTGTAGACGTTGGGAGCTTGAGAAGGTTGTTGCCGAGGCTTCAGAAACTCGGGAAATGTGATAGTTTCAAGGCAAAAGCTGCCCTTCTGGTGGCGATTGGCATTATTGTTGGAGTGAAGGGAGTGTTGAGTAATTGTGGGAAGATTGTGATCAAGAATTTGGTCGTGTCTTTGGTGGAGTTCTTGAGTAGCGATGATTGGGCTGCGAGGAAAGCTGCGGCCGAGGCATTGGTAAAAGTTGTGGCGGTGGAGAAAGACTCCTTGTCGGAGTACAAGGATTCATGCTTGAAAAGTTTTGAAGCTAAGAAATTTGACAAG GTGAAGGCGGCACGGGAGGCGATGAATCTGTTAATAGAGGCTTGGAAGGAGATTCCCGATCTGTCTGGAGCTGAATCACCGCCGCCCGGATCACAAGCATCTGCTAAAG AAAAGGCTAACGATGGGTGTCCTCTTGTCACCAAATCGAACATTGGTTCTACGAAGCCGACGCCTCATGTCCGGAGAAGGATCCCACTTGAAAACCCACCTTGTAGAACAACACCTCTGTCCGATAACTCTCCTGTCTCCACAGCTCGAAAAGGAACTACTTTTGGTAGTAATGAAAATAAAAGTCGGCCAGCCATGTTTAGGAAGTTGGATCTCAAGAAATCGACTTCGAATGGGAACGTTGAAATTGCTGTTCCAATTCCAACTTCTGGTTCTTCCGGCGCATCTGTTTTTGATGATAATCCACTGGACAAAGAGGATAGCAAACAATTTGAGAAGCCCGAGTTTAGACGGGCCTTGTTCGATGAGACCGGAGATGCCGGTCAAAACCAGAGAGAATGTGAGGACCTGACTCATATCCGAAATCAACTTGTTCAGATTGAAAATCAGCAGTCGCATTTGTTAGACCTTCTCCAG AGATTTATGGGGAACTCACAGATAGGTATGCAATCTCTGGAGGCGCGTGTTCATGGTTTGGAACTGGCTTTGGATGAAATTTCACTTGATTTAGCTGTTTCAACTGGAAGGATGTCACAAAATAATGCTGATGGATCCATGTGTTGCAAGTTACCAAGTACAAATTTCTTGACCTGGAAGCTGTGGGGGAGAACAGAAGGTCGTTCCTCCACCTCTCGATTGCTTACATCTTGTGGAATTCCTGCAGCGGCTGCAGCACGTGGCATCGATAGGAATGGTGATGATACAATGCCTAGGCTCGAAAATCGAGGGTATCAGGTCCAAGGTGGTTTAGGGATTATTAAGAACCCGTTGGCTGATACTCGTCGAGCTTGA
- the LOC140819557 gene encoding transcription factor MYB1R1-like: MSMLSDSPSAAVSGGGSGSVGCGGSGEIILFGVRVKVDPMRKSVSMNNLSEYEPFNGDLPKPAVAEDGGAAGYASADDALPLPVHGNRERKRGVPWTEEEHKLFLVGLQNAGKGDWRGISRNYVKTRTPTQVASHAQKYFLRRSNLNRRRRRSSLFDITTDSVTAMQTEDDGSHQEHPAQLVPPPTVPSVPLASNINGFSTVPFPITVGPVMLSMQGGNPMENPTSCHSDRVNKSPAMLQMQTSSTMVDLNLNQQVPFEPSPISLRLSLSSGQDLLLTREDDSSFQVIPGFKNGDTLITVA, from the exons ATGTCAATGCTCAGCGACTCGCCGTCCGCGGCCGTGAGCGGTGGCGGAAGTGGCTCCGTCGGATGTGGAGGCAGCGGCGAGATTATTCTGTTCGGTGTGAGAGTCAAAGTTGATCCTATGAGGAAGAGCGTGAGTATGAATAATCTCTCCGAATACGAGCCGTTCAATGGTGATTTACCTAAGCCTGCGGTGGCGGAGGACGGTGGCGCGGCAGGTTATGCGTCTGCTGACGATGCTTTGCCGCTGCCGGTTCACGGGAATCGCGAGCGTAAGAGAG GAGTCCCATGGACAGAGGAAGAGCACAAACTATTTCTTGTTGGATTGCAGAATGCTGGGAAAGGGGACTGGAGAGGAATTTCTAGAAATTATGTCAAGACTCGCACACCAACTCAAGTGGCTAGCCATGCCCAGAAATACTTTCTCCGCAGGAGCAACCTCAATCGCCGCCGTCGCCGCTCTAGCTTGTTTGATATCACCACCGACTCG GTCACTGCAATGCAAACTGAAGACGACGGTAGCCACCAAGAGCACCCTGCTCAGCTAGTTCCACCACCAACCGTACCATCTGTGCCTTTAGCTTCCAACATCAACGGATTCTCTACCGTGCCTTTCCCGATTACTGTTGGCCCGGTTATGTTGTCAATGCAAGGTGGCAATCCAATGGAAAATCCAACTTCTTGCCATAGTGATCGAGTGAACAAGTCACCAGCAATGCTCCAAATGCAAACTTCTTCAACAATGGTAGATCTTAACTTAAATCAGCAAGTGCCGTTTGAGCCATCCCCAATATCTCTGAGGTTGTCCCTCTCATCCGGACAGGATCTGCTCTTGACAAGGGAGGACGACTCATCATTCCAGGTGATCCCAGGCTTCAAGAATGGCGACACCCTTATCACTGTTGCTTGA
- the LOC140819405 gene encoding methyl-CpG-binding domain-containing protein 10-like isoform X2, with protein MAEAYSGQKDDVVSVELPAPGSWKKLKKGGTPKKNEILFISPTGEEINSRKQLDQYLKLYPGNPAISEFDWGTGETPRRSTRISEKVKATPPSKESEPPTKRGRRSSLAKKDKKMDADKEETEGTKEIEIPGGESNEKKVEDNKETEDECEGEKLQEDVPQENAVTAVGIHDKTPAKDDKAEIG; from the exons ATGGCGGAGGCTTACTCTGGACAGAAGGACGATGTTGTTTCGGTGGAGCTCCCTGCTCCCGGTTCATGGAAGAAATTG AAAAAAGGAGGCACTCCGAAAAAAAACGAGATACTATTTATTTCGCCCACTGGGGAGGAGATAAACAGTCGCAAACAGCTGGATCAGTACCTGAAATTATACCCTGGAAATCCTGCAATATCGGAATTTGACTGGGGCACCGGTGAAACTCCAAGAAGATCAACAAGGATCAGTGAGAAGGTCAAGGCAACTCCTCCATCTAAAGAAAGTGAGCCACCTACAAAACGCGGCAGACGATCGTCTCTTGCCAAGAAAGATAAAAAGATGGATGCAGACAAAGAAGAAACTGAAGGGACGAAAGAAATTGAAATCCCAGGTGGGGAATCCAATGAGAAGAAAGTCGAAGATAACAAGGAAACCGAGGACGAGTGTGAAGGTGAAAAATTGCAAGAGGACGTCCCACAGGAGAATGCTGTGACTGCTGTTGGGATACATGATAAAACCCCTGCAAAGGATGACAAGGCTGAGATAGGATGA